CGGGCGGCCCGGGGGGCTGTCGGAGCTGGAGccccgggcggcggcggcggcggcggcgcggcccCAGGGCCCCGTGAGGGCCTGCACGCAGGTCCCGTGGCCGCGGGCGGCGGCGAGCTGCAGCGCGGTGAGGCCCGCGCGGTTGGTGCGGTCGAGGCGCAGGCCGAGGCGGCGGAAGGAGCGCACCAGGAACTCGAGCACCGCTCCGTGGCCGCACGCCGCCGCCCACATCACCGGGCTGTTGCCCGCGGAGTCGGCCGCCTCGGGGTCACCGCTGAACTGCACCAGCAGCTGCACAGCGTCCAGGTGGCCGCGCTCGCACGCCAAGCTGAGCGCCGTGCGCCCGCGTTCGTCCCGTAGGTTCACGGCGGCGCCTTGCTCGAGCAGCAGCCGCACGAAGCGCGAGCGCAGCGCGGGGTCCGGCAGCCCCACCGCCACCATGAGCGGCGTGCGGCCCTGCTCGGCGCGGCAGTCGATGATGCTGCGGTCCAGCGCGTCCAGCACGAAGCGCGCCAGGTGCACTTTGCCCGCCTCCATCGCCTCCAAGAAGGTGCGCGTGCCCGCTCGGGGGCACAGGTCTTTGGGCTTGAGCATGGCCCCGGCCGCCGTGCCCGGTCGAGCCCGCGACTCCGCACGGGGGCGCCCCCGTCTCCGCGCCCCACGGGGCTCCGGCTCCCACCTGCGTGCCGGTACGGCTCCCTCCTCGCGTGGGTGGCCGCGGTCGAGGGTCGTGCGGTTGCCACTCGGGCACCCCGGCGGCGGCCCCGGCCCCGCCGCTCCTGGACCGCACGCCTGGCCTTCCGCTGCTCCTTTCCCGGGCTTCCCGCCTGGAGATGCTGCCTGCTCCACACGCCAGCCTCCGC
This genomic stretch from Tenrec ecaudatus isolate mTenEca1 chromosome 14, mTenEca1.hap1, whole genome shotgun sequence harbors:
- the ANKRD63 gene encoding ankyrin repeat domain-containing protein 63, which gives rise to MLKPKDLCPRAGTRTFLEAMEAGKVHLARFVLDALDRSIIDCRAEQGRTPLMVAVGLPDPALRSRFVRLLLEQGAAVNLRDERGRTALSLACERGHLDAVQLLVQFSGDPEAADSAGNSPVMWAAACGHGAVLEFLVRSFRRLGLRLDRTNRAGLTALQLAAARGHGTCVQALTGPWGRAAAAAAARGSSSDSPPGRPAPAPSPERRRPSPRRLPRPLLARFARAAGGHSGEAGSGVKGAGRHRAPGSERPELGRSMSLALGAVTEEEAARLRAGALLVRPQSPQSSGTGRWRSQEVLEGAPPTAVQAPIGLSPHPEGGPGSSRLGLRRRSTAPDIPSLVGEAPGPESGPELEANALPLTAPGPQPWQASTEAVVLQAQR